In Pengzhenrongella sicca, a single genomic region encodes these proteins:
- a CDS encoding DUF4235 domain-containing protein — protein sequence MAEQSTQTTISKIVGALAAVAAAWVAQKIVATAWQAASGHTPPKPDDDGDAGLAEVAAAAMVTGAIVSLVRVLATRGTARKLR from the coding sequence ATGGCCGAGCAGTCCACCCAGACAACCATCTCGAAGATCGTCGGCGCGTTGGCGGCCGTCGCTGCCGCCTGGGTCGCCCAGAAGATCGTCGCGACCGCCTGGCAGGCGGCGAGCGGGCACACCCCGCCCAAGCCCGACGACGACGGCGACGCCGGCCTCGCCGAGGTCGCCGCGGCGGCGATGGTCACCGGCGCGATCGTGTCGCTGGTGCGGGTTCTGGCGACGCGCGGCACGGCCCGCAAGCTCCGCTAG
- a CDS encoding thiamine ABC transporter substrate-binding protein → MASTSPHDPTRATFDRRRRRTVGAVATLAGAGLALAGCSVTGSGASTGSADADSSGGTVVLVTHDSFAVDPDLLADFEDFSGLTVTQVAPGDGGALVNQLILTKDSPLGDVVFGIDNSFASRAIDAGVLTPYTSPDLPAAAAEYAADDAGSLTPIDVGDVCVNVDHAWFAERGLAEPVTLEDLAEPEYRDLLVVENPATSSPGLSFLLATVGAFGADGWQAYWSALTANGVKVADGWEDAYSVDFSGSSGAGPRPLVVSYASSPPFEVPDGATAAPTGALLDTCFRQVEYAGVIAGAANPDGAQQLIDFLLGAEFQAGIPDQMYMYPVDPAAPLPEAWATYAPLADAPFTVPADEISAHRDDWIRAWTDTVLG, encoded by the coding sequence ATGGCGAGCACCTCGCCGCACGACCCGACCCGGGCGACCTTCGACCGACGCCGACGGCGCACCGTCGGCGCCGTCGCCACGCTCGCCGGCGCCGGCCTCGCGCTCGCGGGCTGCTCGGTCACCGGCTCGGGGGCCAGCACCGGGTCCGCCGACGCCGACTCGTCCGGCGGCACCGTCGTGCTCGTCACGCACGACTCCTTCGCGGTCGACCCCGACCTGCTCGCCGACTTCGAGGACTTTTCCGGGCTGACCGTGACGCAGGTCGCGCCCGGCGACGGCGGCGCCCTCGTCAACCAGCTCATCCTCACCAAGGACTCGCCGCTGGGCGACGTCGTGTTCGGGATCGACAACTCGTTCGCCTCGCGCGCGATCGACGCGGGCGTGCTGACGCCGTACACCTCGCCCGACCTGCCCGCCGCCGCGGCCGAGTACGCGGCCGACGACGCCGGCTCGCTCACCCCGATCGACGTCGGCGACGTGTGCGTGAACGTCGACCACGCGTGGTTCGCCGAGCGGGGCCTGGCCGAGCCGGTCACGCTCGAGGACCTGGCCGAGCCCGAGTACCGGGACCTGCTCGTGGTCGAGAACCCGGCGACGAGCTCGCCCGGGCTGTCCTTCCTGCTCGCGACCGTCGGCGCGTTCGGCGCCGACGGGTGGCAGGCCTACTGGTCCGCCCTGACCGCGAACGGCGTCAAGGTCGCGGATGGCTGGGAGGATGCCTACTCGGTCGACTTCTCCGGCTCCTCCGGCGCCGGCCCGCGCCCGCTCGTCGTCTCGTACGCGTCGTCGCCGCCGTTCGAGGTGCCCGACGGCGCGACGGCGGCCCCGACGGGCGCGCTCCTGGACACGTGCTTCCGCCAGGTCGAGTACGCCGGCGTGATCGCGGGCGCGGCCAACCCGGACGGCGCCCAGCAGCTCATCGACTTCCTGCTCGGCGCGGAATTCCAGGCGGGGATCCCCGACCAGATGTACATGTACCCGGTCGACCCGGCCGCGCCGCTGCCCGAGGCCTGGGCGACGTACGCGCCGCTCGCCGACGCCCCCTTCACCGTCCCGGCCGACGAGATCTCCGCACACCGTGACGACTGGATCCGCGCCTGGACCGACACGGTCCTCGGCTAG